One genomic window of Vicugna pacos chromosome 18, VicPac4, whole genome shotgun sequence includes the following:
- the MRPL28 gene encoding large ribosomal subunit protein bL28m isoform X1, whose amino-acid sequence MPLHRVPVGLWKKLRLREGICSRLPSHYLRSLEEERTPTPVHYRPHGAKFKINPKNGQRERLEDVPIPIYYPPESQLGLWGGEGWILGHRYVNNDKLSKKVKKVWKPQLFQRELYSEILDTKFTVTVTMRTLDLIDEAYGFDFYILKHLASRGASCQTPKEDLCSKFGMDLKRGMLLRLAQQDPQLHPDDPDRRAAIYDKYKAFVIPETEAEWVGLTLDEAVEKQRLLEEKDPVPLFKVYVEELIEQLQQQALSEPAVMQKRASGQ is encoded by the exons ATGCCCCTGCACAGGGTCCCGGTGGGCCTGTGGAAGAAGCTCCGCTTGCGTGAAGGCATCTGCTCCCGCCTTCCCTCGCATTACTTGCGCTCCTTGGAGGAGGAACGGACGCCCACTCCCGTGCACTACCGGCCACACGGGGCTAAGTTCAAGATCAACCCAAAGAACGGGCAACGGGAGCGCTTGGAGGACGTGCCCATTCCCATTTACTACCCTCCGGAGTCCCAGCTAGGGCTCTGGGGCGGCGAGGGCTGGATTCTGGGTCACAGATATGTCAACAACGACAAG cTCTCCAAGAAGGTGAAGAAGGTGTGGAAGCCACAGCTGTTCCAGCGCGAGCTCTACAGTGAGATCCTGGACACCAAGTTCACCGTGACCGTGACCATGCGCACCCTGGACCTCATCGATGAGGCCTATGGGTTTGACTTCTACATCCTCAAG CACCTGGCCTCACGTGGAGCCTCCTGCCAGACCCCAAAGGAGGACCTGTGCTCCAAGTTCGGGATGGACCTGAAACGAGGGATGCTTCTGCGGCTCGCCCAACAGGATCCCCAGCTGCACCCAGACGACCCTGACAGGAGGGCGGCCATCTATGACAAGTACAAG GCCTTTGTCATTCCGGAGACAGAGGCTGAGTGGGTCGGTCTGACTCTCGACGAGGCTGTGGAGAAGCAGAGGCTGCTAGAGGAGAAG GACCCCGTCCCTCTGTTTAAGGTCTACGTGGAGGAGCTGATCGAGCAGCTTCAGCAGCAGGCCCTGTCTGAGCCGGCAGTGATGCAGAAGAGAGCCAGTGGGCAGTAA
- the MRPL28 gene encoding large ribosomal subunit protein bL28m isoform X2, producing MPLHRVPVGLWKKLRLREGICSRLPSHYLRSLEEERTPTPVHYRPHGAKFKINPKNGQRERLEDVPIPIYYPPESQLGLWGGEGWILGHRYVNNDKLSKKVKKVWKPQLFQRELYSEILDTKFTVTVTMRTLDLIDEAYGFDFYILKTPKEDLCSKFGMDLKRGMLLRLAQQDPQLHPDDPDRRAAIYDKYKAFVIPETEAEWVGLTLDEAVEKQRLLEEKDPVPLFKVYVEELIEQLQQQALSEPAVMQKRASGQ from the exons ATGCCCCTGCACAGGGTCCCGGTGGGCCTGTGGAAGAAGCTCCGCTTGCGTGAAGGCATCTGCTCCCGCCTTCCCTCGCATTACTTGCGCTCCTTGGAGGAGGAACGGACGCCCACTCCCGTGCACTACCGGCCACACGGGGCTAAGTTCAAGATCAACCCAAAGAACGGGCAACGGGAGCGCTTGGAGGACGTGCCCATTCCCATTTACTACCCTCCGGAGTCCCAGCTAGGGCTCTGGGGCGGCGAGGGCTGGATTCTGGGTCACAGATATGTCAACAACGACAAG cTCTCCAAGAAGGTGAAGAAGGTGTGGAAGCCACAGCTGTTCCAGCGCGAGCTCTACAGTGAGATCCTGGACACCAAGTTCACCGTGACCGTGACCATGCGCACCCTGGACCTCATCGATGAGGCCTATGGGTTTGACTTCTACATCCTCAAG ACCCCAAAGGAGGACCTGTGCTCCAAGTTCGGGATGGACCTGAAACGAGGGATGCTTCTGCGGCTCGCCCAACAGGATCCCCAGCTGCACCCAGACGACCCTGACAGGAGGGCGGCCATCTATGACAAGTACAAG GCCTTTGTCATTCCGGAGACAGAGGCTGAGTGGGTCGGTCTGACTCTCGACGAGGCTGTGGAGAAGCAGAGGCTGCTAGAGGAGAAG GACCCCGTCCCTCTGTTTAAGGTCTACGTGGAGGAGCTGATCGAGCAGCTTCAGCAGCAGGCCCTGTCTGAGCCGGCAGTGATGCAGAAGAGAGCCAGTGGGCAGTAA
- the PGAP6 gene encoding post-GPI attachment to proteins factor 6 isoform X2, giving the protein MTEDHVRLRPGQFLVSKRRRVGAQPQPFDARLVSEQFSQSPQKLAFYSWYGSTRLFRFRVPPDTVLLRWLLQASWGSGPSCTNVEITVYFRYGAPPVINPLGTSFPDNTSVQPSFLVKMLHGNTSINISHPAPGDWFVAAHLPPSSQKIEVKGFIPTCAYVFQPDMLVVRVVEVSILEPDVPLPQTLLHHPSYLKIFVPEYTQKLRLELQGCASNGSLGCPVRLTVGSATLPGNFRKVLTCTGPTQDCRLLLPSPPWGRWLQVTAKSLAGPLVSVVFNAVAALTACRPWSVSFQHLLQNSANQSGNASTGLLPLSPSYQELDRSSGAGDSPFCLRNYPVPREDLDVVSVRFRPLDQVLVQSDMPSVLRLYLNTGMDSGGSLTISLQVNKTAIANNTLVVVCVTAASPFLSFNDSLNCTTAFFQGYPLSLSASSRKATLVIPYPETDNWYLSLQLVCPESPKECEQALVPVETTLYLVPCLNDCGPYGQCLLLRTHSYLYAGCSCKAGWRGWSCTDNSTAQTVAQQKVATLLLTLSNLLFLAPITISVHRSHLVEASVYAYTMFFSTFYHACDQPGEAVLCILNYDTLQYCDFLGSGVSIWVTILCMARLKAALKYVLFLLGTLVFAMSLQMDRRAAWNTMGPCLFAIMVMVTMWVYRCGRRRHCYPTSWQRWIFYLLPGISMATVAITIYTTMMTSDNYYYTHSIWHMLLAGSAAFLLPPREQHTDPWACSQKLPCHYEICKNHREELYTVT; this is encoded by the exons ATGACTGAGGATCATGTGAGGCTCCGCCCAGGCCAATTTCTGGTCTCCAAACGTAGGAGAGTCGGCGCACAACCGCAGCCTTTCG ATGCCAGGCTGGTGTCTGAGCAGTTTTCACAGTCCCCGCAGAAGCTGGCTTTCTATAGCTGGTATGGCAGCACCAGGCTCTTCCGCTTCCGTGTGCCCCCCGACACCGTGCTGCTGCGCTGGCTGCTGCAGGCATCCTGGGGCAGCGGCCCCTCCTGCACCAACGTGGAGATCACTGT GTATTTCCGCTATGGCGCCCCTCCTGTCATCAACCCACTGGGCACCAGCTTCCCCGACAACACCTCCGTGCAGCCCTCCTTCCTCGTCAAGATGCTGCATGGCAACACCTCCATCAACATCTCCCACCCAGCACCCGGGGACTGGTTTGTAGCCGCCCACCTGCCCCCCTCATCCCAGAAGATTGAGGTGAAG GGCTTTATTCCCACCTGTGCCTACGTCTTCCAGCCTGACATGCTGGTTGTGCGGGTGGTCGAGGTCTCTATCCTGGAGCCTGATGTGCCCCTTCCACAGACTCTCCTCCACCATCCCAGCTACCTCAA AATCTTTGTCCCTGAGTACACCCAGAAGCTACGGTTGGAGCTGCAGGGCTGTGCATCCAATGGGAGCTTGGGCTGCCCTGTGCGCCTCACCGTGGGCTCAGCCACCCTGCCCGGCAACTTCCGGAAGGTGCTCACTTGCACAGGGCCCACCCAGGACTGCCGCCTGTTGCTGCCCTCACCGCCCTGGGGCCGGTGGCTGCAAGTGACAGCCAAGAGCCTGGCGGGGCCGCTTGTGTCTGTAGTTTTCAATGCTGTAGCTGCACTCACAG CCTGCAGGCCATGGAGTGTGAGCTTCCAGCACCTTCTGCAGAACAGTGCAAACCAGAGCGGAAATGCCTCCACTGGTCTACTGCCCCTGAGCCCCAGCTACCAGGAACTGGACAGGAGCAGTGGGGCGGGTGACAGCCCCTTCTGCCTCAGGAACTACCCAGTCCCTCGGGAAGACTTGGACGTGGTGTCCGTGCGCTTCCGGCCCCTAGACCAGGTGTTGGTGCAGTCAGACATGCCCTCTGTGTTGCGGCTGTACCTCAACACGGGCATGGACAGTGGGGGCTCCCTCACCATCTCTCTGCAAGTCAACAAG ACCGCGATTGCCAACAACACCTTGGTGGTGGTCTGTGTGACTGCCGCCTCGCCCTTCCTCAGCTTCAATGATTCGCTCAACTGCACCACAG CCTTCTTCCAGGGCTACCCTCTGTCTTTGAGTGCCTCATCGCGCAAGGCCACCCTTGTTATTCCTTACCCAGAGACAGACAACTGGTACCTCTCCCTGCAGCTTGTGTGCCCTGAGAGTCCTAA GGAGTGTGAGCAGGCCTTGGTGCCTGTGGAGACCACTTTGTACTTGGTGCCTTGCCTGAATGACTGCGGACCCTATGGCCAGTGCCTCCTGCTGCGCACACACAGCTACCTGTATGCAGGCTGTAGCTGCAAGGCAG GCTGGCGTGGGTGGAGCTGCACAGACAACAGCACGGCCCAGACTGTGGCCCAGCAGAAGGTAGCCACCCTCTTGCTCACCCTCAGCAACCTCTTGTTTTTGGCTCCAATCACCATCTCCGTGCACCGCTCCCACCTGGTAGAGGCCTCTGTCTATGCCTACACCATGTTCTTCTCCACG TTCTACCACGCTTGTGACCAGCCAGGAGAGGCGGTGCTGTGTATCCTCAACTATGACACCCTGCAGTACTGTGATTTCCTGGGCTCTGGAGTGTCCATCTGGGTCACCATCCTCTGCATGGCGCGGTTGAAGGCAGCCTTGAAATAC GTTCTGTTCCTCCTGGGCACTCTGGTCTTCGCCATGTCCTTGCAGATGGACCGCAGGGCAGCCTGGAACACAATGGGGCCTTGCCTCTTTGCCATCATGGTCATGGTCACCATGTGG GTGTACCGCTGCGGACGCCGGCGCCACTGCTACCCCACCTCCTGGCAGCGTTGGATCTTCTACCTCCTGCCTGGCATCTCCATGGCCACTGTGGCCATCACCATCTACACCACCATGATGACCAGTGACAACTATTATTACACCCATAGCatctggcacatgctgctggcaGGGAGCGCAGCGTTCTTGCTGCCACCACGTGAGCAACACACTGatccctgggcctgctcccagAAGCTCCCCTGCCACTATGAGATCTGTAAGAACCACCGGGAAGAGCTGTACACAGTGACATGA
- the PGAP6 gene encoding post-GPI attachment to proteins factor 6 isoform X3: MGSLGRDARLVSEQFSQSPQKLAFYSWYGSTRLFRFRVPPDTVLLRWLLQASWGSGPSCTNVEITVYFRYGAPPVINPLGTSFPDNTSVQPSFLVKMLHGNTSINISHPAPGDWFVAAHLPPSSQKIEVKGFIPTCAYVFQPDMLVVRVVEVSILEPDVPLPQTLLHHPSYLKIFVPEYTQKLRLELQGCASNGSLGCPVRLTVGSATLPGNFRKVLTCTGPTQDCRLLLPSPPWGRWLQVTAKSLAGPLVSVVFNAVAALTACRPWSVSFQHLLQNSANQSGNASTGLLPLSPSYQELDRSSGAGDSPFCLRNYPVPREDLDVVSVRFRPLDQVLVQSDMPSVLRLYLNTGMDSGGSLTISLQVNKTAIANNTLVVVCVTAASPFLSFNDSLNCTTAFFQGYPLSLSASSRKATLVIPYPETDNWYLSLQLVCPESPKECEQALVPVETTLYLVPCLNDCGPYGQCLLLRTHSYLYAGCSCKAGWRGWSCTDNSTAQTVAQQKVATLLLTLSNLLFLAPITISVHRSHLVEASVYAYTMFFSTFYHACDQPGEAVLCILNYDTLQYCDFLGSGVSIWVTILCMARLKAALKYVLFLLGTLVFAMSLQMDRRAAWNTMGPCLFAIMVMVTMWVYRCGRRRHCYPTSWQRWIFYLLPGISMATVAITIYTTMMTSDNYYYTHSIWHMLLAGSAAFLLPPREQHTDPWACSQKLPCHYEICKNHREELYTVT, encoded by the exons ATGGGATCCCTGGGCAGAG ATGCCAGGCTGGTGTCTGAGCAGTTTTCACAGTCCCCGCAGAAGCTGGCTTTCTATAGCTGGTATGGCAGCACCAGGCTCTTCCGCTTCCGTGTGCCCCCCGACACCGTGCTGCTGCGCTGGCTGCTGCAGGCATCCTGGGGCAGCGGCCCCTCCTGCACCAACGTGGAGATCACTGT GTATTTCCGCTATGGCGCCCCTCCTGTCATCAACCCACTGGGCACCAGCTTCCCCGACAACACCTCCGTGCAGCCCTCCTTCCTCGTCAAGATGCTGCATGGCAACACCTCCATCAACATCTCCCACCCAGCACCCGGGGACTGGTTTGTAGCCGCCCACCTGCCCCCCTCATCCCAGAAGATTGAGGTGAAG GGCTTTATTCCCACCTGTGCCTACGTCTTCCAGCCTGACATGCTGGTTGTGCGGGTGGTCGAGGTCTCTATCCTGGAGCCTGATGTGCCCCTTCCACAGACTCTCCTCCACCATCCCAGCTACCTCAA AATCTTTGTCCCTGAGTACACCCAGAAGCTACGGTTGGAGCTGCAGGGCTGTGCATCCAATGGGAGCTTGGGCTGCCCTGTGCGCCTCACCGTGGGCTCAGCCACCCTGCCCGGCAACTTCCGGAAGGTGCTCACTTGCACAGGGCCCACCCAGGACTGCCGCCTGTTGCTGCCCTCACCGCCCTGGGGCCGGTGGCTGCAAGTGACAGCCAAGAGCCTGGCGGGGCCGCTTGTGTCTGTAGTTTTCAATGCTGTAGCTGCACTCACAG CCTGCAGGCCATGGAGTGTGAGCTTCCAGCACCTTCTGCAGAACAGTGCAAACCAGAGCGGAAATGCCTCCACTGGTCTACTGCCCCTGAGCCCCAGCTACCAGGAACTGGACAGGAGCAGTGGGGCGGGTGACAGCCCCTTCTGCCTCAGGAACTACCCAGTCCCTCGGGAAGACTTGGACGTGGTGTCCGTGCGCTTCCGGCCCCTAGACCAGGTGTTGGTGCAGTCAGACATGCCCTCTGTGTTGCGGCTGTACCTCAACACGGGCATGGACAGTGGGGGCTCCCTCACCATCTCTCTGCAAGTCAACAAG ACCGCGATTGCCAACAACACCTTGGTGGTGGTCTGTGTGACTGCCGCCTCGCCCTTCCTCAGCTTCAATGATTCGCTCAACTGCACCACAG CCTTCTTCCAGGGCTACCCTCTGTCTTTGAGTGCCTCATCGCGCAAGGCCACCCTTGTTATTCCTTACCCAGAGACAGACAACTGGTACCTCTCCCTGCAGCTTGTGTGCCCTGAGAGTCCTAA GGAGTGTGAGCAGGCCTTGGTGCCTGTGGAGACCACTTTGTACTTGGTGCCTTGCCTGAATGACTGCGGACCCTATGGCCAGTGCCTCCTGCTGCGCACACACAGCTACCTGTATGCAGGCTGTAGCTGCAAGGCAG GCTGGCGTGGGTGGAGCTGCACAGACAACAGCACGGCCCAGACTGTGGCCCAGCAGAAGGTAGCCACCCTCTTGCTCACCCTCAGCAACCTCTTGTTTTTGGCTCCAATCACCATCTCCGTGCACCGCTCCCACCTGGTAGAGGCCTCTGTCTATGCCTACACCATGTTCTTCTCCACG TTCTACCACGCTTGTGACCAGCCAGGAGAGGCGGTGCTGTGTATCCTCAACTATGACACCCTGCAGTACTGTGATTTCCTGGGCTCTGGAGTGTCCATCTGGGTCACCATCCTCTGCATGGCGCGGTTGAAGGCAGCCTTGAAATAC GTTCTGTTCCTCCTGGGCACTCTGGTCTTCGCCATGTCCTTGCAGATGGACCGCAGGGCAGCCTGGAACACAATGGGGCCTTGCCTCTTTGCCATCATGGTCATGGTCACCATGTGG GTGTACCGCTGCGGACGCCGGCGCCACTGCTACCCCACCTCCTGGCAGCGTTGGATCTTCTACCTCCTGCCTGGCATCTCCATGGCCACTGTGGCCATCACCATCTACACCACCATGATGACCAGTGACAACTATTATTACACCCATAGCatctggcacatgctgctggcaGGGAGCGCAGCGTTCTTGCTGCCACCACGTGAGCAACACACTGatccctgggcctgctcccagAAGCTCCCCTGCCACTATGAGATCTGTAAGAACCACCGGGAAGAGCTGTACACAGTGACATGA
- the PGAP6 gene encoding post-GPI attachment to proteins factor 6 isoform X4 yields the protein MGRAGTGTGGAAVAVAGPLLLLLLLLARSPPAAAGDGRKSDARLVSEQFSQSPQKLAFYSWYGSTRLFRFRVPPDTVLLRWLLQASWGSGPSCTNVEITVYFRYGAPPVINPLGTSFPDNTSVQPSFLVKMLHGNTSINISHPAPGDWFVAAHLPPSSQKIEVKGFIPTCAYVFQPDMLVVRVVEVSILEPDVPLPQTLLHHPSYLKIFVPEYTQKLRLELQGCASNGSLGCPVRLTVGSATLPGNFRKVLTCTGPTQDCRLLLPSPPWGRWLQVTAKSLAGPLVSVVFNAVAALTACRPWSVSFQHLLQNSANQSGNASTGLLPLSPSYQELDRSSGAGDSPFCLRNYPVPREDLDVVSVRFRPLDQVLVQSDMPSVLRLYLNTGMDSGGSLTISLQVNKTAIANNTLVVVCVTAASPFLSFNDSLNCTTAFFQGYPLSLSASSRKATLVIPYPETDNWYLSLQLVCPESPKECEQALVPVETTLYLVPCLNDCGPYGQCLLLRTHSYLYAGCSCKAEASVYAYTMFFSTFYHACDQPGEAVLCILNYDTLQYCDFLGSGVSIWVTILCMARLKAALKYVLFLLGTLVFAMSLQMDRRAAWNTMGPCLFAIMVMVTMWVYRCGRRRHCYPTSWQRWIFYLLPGISMATVAITIYTTMMTSDNYYYTHSIWHMLLAGSAAFLLPPREQHTDPWACSQKLPCHYEICKNHREELYTVT from the exons ATGGGCCGGGCTGGGACTGGGACCGGGGGTGCAGCGGTGGCAGTGGCGgggccgctgctgctgctgctgctgctgctcgctCGGTCCCCGCCTGCCGCCGCCGGCGACGGTAGAAAGAGCG ATGCCAGGCTGGTGTCTGAGCAGTTTTCACAGTCCCCGCAGAAGCTGGCTTTCTATAGCTGGTATGGCAGCACCAGGCTCTTCCGCTTCCGTGTGCCCCCCGACACCGTGCTGCTGCGCTGGCTGCTGCAGGCATCCTGGGGCAGCGGCCCCTCCTGCACCAACGTGGAGATCACTGT GTATTTCCGCTATGGCGCCCCTCCTGTCATCAACCCACTGGGCACCAGCTTCCCCGACAACACCTCCGTGCAGCCCTCCTTCCTCGTCAAGATGCTGCATGGCAACACCTCCATCAACATCTCCCACCCAGCACCCGGGGACTGGTTTGTAGCCGCCCACCTGCCCCCCTCATCCCAGAAGATTGAGGTGAAG GGCTTTATTCCCACCTGTGCCTACGTCTTCCAGCCTGACATGCTGGTTGTGCGGGTGGTCGAGGTCTCTATCCTGGAGCCTGATGTGCCCCTTCCACAGACTCTCCTCCACCATCCCAGCTACCTCAA AATCTTTGTCCCTGAGTACACCCAGAAGCTACGGTTGGAGCTGCAGGGCTGTGCATCCAATGGGAGCTTGGGCTGCCCTGTGCGCCTCACCGTGGGCTCAGCCACCCTGCCCGGCAACTTCCGGAAGGTGCTCACTTGCACAGGGCCCACCCAGGACTGCCGCCTGTTGCTGCCCTCACCGCCCTGGGGCCGGTGGCTGCAAGTGACAGCCAAGAGCCTGGCGGGGCCGCTTGTGTCTGTAGTTTTCAATGCTGTAGCTGCACTCACAG CCTGCAGGCCATGGAGTGTGAGCTTCCAGCACCTTCTGCAGAACAGTGCAAACCAGAGCGGAAATGCCTCCACTGGTCTACTGCCCCTGAGCCCCAGCTACCAGGAACTGGACAGGAGCAGTGGGGCGGGTGACAGCCCCTTCTGCCTCAGGAACTACCCAGTCCCTCGGGAAGACTTGGACGTGGTGTCCGTGCGCTTCCGGCCCCTAGACCAGGTGTTGGTGCAGTCAGACATGCCCTCTGTGTTGCGGCTGTACCTCAACACGGGCATGGACAGTGGGGGCTCCCTCACCATCTCTCTGCAAGTCAACAAG ACCGCGATTGCCAACAACACCTTGGTGGTGGTCTGTGTGACTGCCGCCTCGCCCTTCCTCAGCTTCAATGATTCGCTCAACTGCACCACAG CCTTCTTCCAGGGCTACCCTCTGTCTTTGAGTGCCTCATCGCGCAAGGCCACCCTTGTTATTCCTTACCCAGAGACAGACAACTGGTACCTCTCCCTGCAGCTTGTGTGCCCTGAGAGTCCTAA GGAGTGTGAGCAGGCCTTGGTGCCTGTGGAGACCACTTTGTACTTGGTGCCTTGCCTGAATGACTGCGGACCCTATGGCCAGTGCCTCCTGCTGCGCACACACAGCTACCTGTATGCAGGCTGTAGCTGCAAGGCAG AGGCCTCTGTCTATGCCTACACCATGTTCTTCTCCACG TTCTACCACGCTTGTGACCAGCCAGGAGAGGCGGTGCTGTGTATCCTCAACTATGACACCCTGCAGTACTGTGATTTCCTGGGCTCTGGAGTGTCCATCTGGGTCACCATCCTCTGCATGGCGCGGTTGAAGGCAGCCTTGAAATAC GTTCTGTTCCTCCTGGGCACTCTGGTCTTCGCCATGTCCTTGCAGATGGACCGCAGGGCAGCCTGGAACACAATGGGGCCTTGCCTCTTTGCCATCATGGTCATGGTCACCATGTGG GTGTACCGCTGCGGACGCCGGCGCCACTGCTACCCCACCTCCTGGCAGCGTTGGATCTTCTACCTCCTGCCTGGCATCTCCATGGCCACTGTGGCCATCACCATCTACACCACCATGATGACCAGTGACAACTATTATTACACCCATAGCatctggcacatgctgctggcaGGGAGCGCAGCGTTCTTGCTGCCACCACGTGAGCAACACACTGatccctgggcctgctcccagAAGCTCCCCTGCCACTATGAGATCTGTAAGAACCACCGGGAAGAGCTGTACACAGTGACATGA
- the PGAP6 gene encoding post-GPI attachment to proteins factor 6 isoform X1, translating to MGRAGTGTGGAAVAVAGPLLLLLLLLARSPPAAAGDGRKSDARLVSEQFSQSPQKLAFYSWYGSTRLFRFRVPPDTVLLRWLLQASWGSGPSCTNVEITVYFRYGAPPVINPLGTSFPDNTSVQPSFLVKMLHGNTSINISHPAPGDWFVAAHLPPSSQKIEVKGFIPTCAYVFQPDMLVVRVVEVSILEPDVPLPQTLLHHPSYLKIFVPEYTQKLRLELQGCASNGSLGCPVRLTVGSATLPGNFRKVLTCTGPTQDCRLLLPSPPWGRWLQVTAKSLAGPLVSVVFNAVAALTACRPWSVSFQHLLQNSANQSGNASTGLLPLSPSYQELDRSSGAGDSPFCLRNYPVPREDLDVVSVRFRPLDQVLVQSDMPSVLRLYLNTGMDSGGSLTISLQVNKTAIANNTLVVVCVTAASPFLSFNDSLNCTTAFFQGYPLSLSASSRKATLVIPYPETDNWYLSLQLVCPESPKECEQALVPVETTLYLVPCLNDCGPYGQCLLLRTHSYLYAGCSCKAGWRGWSCTDNSTAQTVAQQKVATLLLTLSNLLFLAPITISVHRSHLVEASVYAYTMFFSTFYHACDQPGEAVLCILNYDTLQYCDFLGSGVSIWVTILCMARLKAALKYVLFLLGTLVFAMSLQMDRRAAWNTMGPCLFAIMVMVTMWVYRCGRRRHCYPTSWQRWIFYLLPGISMATVAITIYTTMMTSDNYYYTHSIWHMLLAGSAAFLLPPREQHTDPWACSQKLPCHYEICKNHREELYTVT from the exons ATGGGCCGGGCTGGGACTGGGACCGGGGGTGCAGCGGTGGCAGTGGCGgggccgctgctgctgctgctgctgctgctcgctCGGTCCCCGCCTGCCGCCGCCGGCGACGGTAGAAAGAGCG ATGCCAGGCTGGTGTCTGAGCAGTTTTCACAGTCCCCGCAGAAGCTGGCTTTCTATAGCTGGTATGGCAGCACCAGGCTCTTCCGCTTCCGTGTGCCCCCCGACACCGTGCTGCTGCGCTGGCTGCTGCAGGCATCCTGGGGCAGCGGCCCCTCCTGCACCAACGTGGAGATCACTGT GTATTTCCGCTATGGCGCCCCTCCTGTCATCAACCCACTGGGCACCAGCTTCCCCGACAACACCTCCGTGCAGCCCTCCTTCCTCGTCAAGATGCTGCATGGCAACACCTCCATCAACATCTCCCACCCAGCACCCGGGGACTGGTTTGTAGCCGCCCACCTGCCCCCCTCATCCCAGAAGATTGAGGTGAAG GGCTTTATTCCCACCTGTGCCTACGTCTTCCAGCCTGACATGCTGGTTGTGCGGGTGGTCGAGGTCTCTATCCTGGAGCCTGATGTGCCCCTTCCACAGACTCTCCTCCACCATCCCAGCTACCTCAA AATCTTTGTCCCTGAGTACACCCAGAAGCTACGGTTGGAGCTGCAGGGCTGTGCATCCAATGGGAGCTTGGGCTGCCCTGTGCGCCTCACCGTGGGCTCAGCCACCCTGCCCGGCAACTTCCGGAAGGTGCTCACTTGCACAGGGCCCACCCAGGACTGCCGCCTGTTGCTGCCCTCACCGCCCTGGGGCCGGTGGCTGCAAGTGACAGCCAAGAGCCTGGCGGGGCCGCTTGTGTCTGTAGTTTTCAATGCTGTAGCTGCACTCACAG CCTGCAGGCCATGGAGTGTGAGCTTCCAGCACCTTCTGCAGAACAGTGCAAACCAGAGCGGAAATGCCTCCACTGGTCTACTGCCCCTGAGCCCCAGCTACCAGGAACTGGACAGGAGCAGTGGGGCGGGTGACAGCCCCTTCTGCCTCAGGAACTACCCAGTCCCTCGGGAAGACTTGGACGTGGTGTCCGTGCGCTTCCGGCCCCTAGACCAGGTGTTGGTGCAGTCAGACATGCCCTCTGTGTTGCGGCTGTACCTCAACACGGGCATGGACAGTGGGGGCTCCCTCACCATCTCTCTGCAAGTCAACAAG ACCGCGATTGCCAACAACACCTTGGTGGTGGTCTGTGTGACTGCCGCCTCGCCCTTCCTCAGCTTCAATGATTCGCTCAACTGCACCACAG CCTTCTTCCAGGGCTACCCTCTGTCTTTGAGTGCCTCATCGCGCAAGGCCACCCTTGTTATTCCTTACCCAGAGACAGACAACTGGTACCTCTCCCTGCAGCTTGTGTGCCCTGAGAGTCCTAA GGAGTGTGAGCAGGCCTTGGTGCCTGTGGAGACCACTTTGTACTTGGTGCCTTGCCTGAATGACTGCGGACCCTATGGCCAGTGCCTCCTGCTGCGCACACACAGCTACCTGTATGCAGGCTGTAGCTGCAAGGCAG GCTGGCGTGGGTGGAGCTGCACAGACAACAGCACGGCCCAGACTGTGGCCCAGCAGAAGGTAGCCACCCTCTTGCTCACCCTCAGCAACCTCTTGTTTTTGGCTCCAATCACCATCTCCGTGCACCGCTCCCACCTGGTAGAGGCCTCTGTCTATGCCTACACCATGTTCTTCTCCACG TTCTACCACGCTTGTGACCAGCCAGGAGAGGCGGTGCTGTGTATCCTCAACTATGACACCCTGCAGTACTGTGATTTCCTGGGCTCTGGAGTGTCCATCTGGGTCACCATCCTCTGCATGGCGCGGTTGAAGGCAGCCTTGAAATAC GTTCTGTTCCTCCTGGGCACTCTGGTCTTCGCCATGTCCTTGCAGATGGACCGCAGGGCAGCCTGGAACACAATGGGGCCTTGCCTCTTTGCCATCATGGTCATGGTCACCATGTGG GTGTACCGCTGCGGACGCCGGCGCCACTGCTACCCCACCTCCTGGCAGCGTTGGATCTTCTACCTCCTGCCTGGCATCTCCATGGCCACTGTGGCCATCACCATCTACACCACCATGATGACCAGTGACAACTATTATTACACCCATAGCatctggcacatgctgctggcaGGGAGCGCAGCGTTCTTGCTGCCACCACGTGAGCAACACACTGatccctgggcctgctcccagAAGCTCCCCTGCCACTATGAGATCTGTAAGAACCACCGGGAAGAGCTGTACACAGTGACATGA